A single genomic interval of Coccidioides posadasii str. Silveira chromosome 1, complete sequence harbors:
- a CDS encoding uncharacterized protein (EggNog:ENOG410PNV9~COG:P~TransMembrane:6 (i63-85o91-114i121-142o162-182i189-210o222-243i)) encodes MPSTPMSTDKDDLNEINFEPIRRTQTAESVIIPRDVFEKLYLNPHQQPHADTLRKTFANPTPVALIGFLVATTPNACAAMGWSGAGRNSGAILSVLIFFGGFLQLLGGLGNWILGNTFSSTLFLTFGMFWLVQGTNLIPFFAVGSTYSPTGNPLEGQKTASFNATTGFFFVFLTLLTVFFLICSLRTNICLFLGLLFLVVAFACFAGTYFELALNHIANAERLQVVGGAFTFGLCVLVWYLLLAEMLETVDLPISLPIGDLSSRIPVKSQRGQRVPKEEC; translated from the exons ATGCCCTCCACACCAATGTCCACTGACAAGGACGATCTCAATGAGATCAACTTCGAGCCTATCAGAAGAACGCAAACCGCGGAGAGCGTAATCATTCCTCGAGATGTTTTTGAGAAGCTCTATTTGAATCCTCATCAGCAGCCACACGCGGATACGTTGCGTAAGACATTCGCCAATCCGACCCCCGTTGCCTTGATCGGGTTTTTGGTTGCCACTACACCAAACGCATGCGCTGCCATGGGTTGGAGTGGTGCGGGCAGAAACAGCGGTGCCATCTT ATCCGTGTTGATCTTCTTTGGTGGCTTCCTTCAGCTTCTCGGGGGGTTGGGTAATTGGATTCTTGGAAACACATTCTCCTCCACTTTATTTCTAACCTTTG GCATGTTTTGGCTCGTCCAGGGCACGAATTTGATACCCTTTTTCGCTGTCGGTTCGACATATTCACCAACTGGCAATCCCTTAGAAGGCCAAAAGACCGCCAGCTTCAACGCGACAACGG GATTTTTCTTTGTTTTCCTTACCCTCCTGACGGTTTTCTTCCTTATTTGCTCCCTACGAACCAATATCTGCCTTTTTTTGGGTCTCCTTTTCCTCGTGGTCGCGTTCGCCTGTTTTGCAGGCACCTACTTTGAACTAGCTTTGAACCATATCGCTAATGCCGAGCGTTTACAGGTG GTTGGAGGAGCATTCACGTTCGGACTATGTGTACTTGTATGGTATTTGCTCCTGGCGGAAATGCTCGAGACTGTCGACCTTCCTATTTCATTGCCTATTGGCGATTTAAGCTCTCGGATCCCTGTAAAGAGCCAGAGAGGGCAGCGCGTGCCAAAGGAAGAATGCTGA
- a CDS encoding uncharacterized protein (EggNog:ENOG410PPIF~COG:S~BUSCO:6383at33183) translates to MTSTTQSHTRNITGRRPPHQSQLTGNPPEPGNTTHSLATAAGSAVYTTENHLAGLVEAATAAAGQNVGWAQPEDGDTTMSGEARAIQSQLDGYTVGMQLEDGFTNPGNAPSSHFILPGPSGQASANGGRQIAPATDSGPPTEGNPSGRKRKRDNANVDPTITGNPSLGANGAEPGQHGHTSADGLNIRDLPPQQAISNARAAGVHSAVALFRQPSATSKKYTRPPMSKLFASLELSPENFLHLQAAAKAYMLDVNHPERRDCVGQRGKGDTEMVRLRLWNCVSEFLDKEGNGPRFFGENVVNEGMGPRQMIWPRDDQKIISLMMPLLRRMVTNERQRQYAIETRKGGNSEEKKRKQMETGIPNTSAPTHETHFQQLGETGIGMLDLLSGGYPSDWESITQSYDSYNEGYRLDNLGAISGLPQQDWLGLVAAVDCHYQIDHHGNGAECDQPCQDCMVNHIVSSDSVSHANWRIAGQGDGLAARTYFASGITRDVSHIIKESLINRAGNPHDPKFTSSATFAERPSSEPFVPQPSALAPIVPATHSAQGPPRQESKSLTSVKLFISIVQNGDDKRLLPRLELPCDPSAGLSALLKNVRQYYQQQQHLQTHQMPVNFRINAWLKNGLVPIGNDEEWMAALMAAHMVDWMDGELRIIVDGGGGNV, encoded by the exons ATGACATCCACGACCCAGTCGCACACACGCAATATCACCGGTCGCCGTCCACCCCATCAAAGTCAACTCACCGGGAACCCACCGGAACCCGGCAATACAACTCATAGCTTAGCTACAGCTGCCGGCTCGGCTGTATATACAACTGAGAACCATTTGGCGGGATTAGTTGAGGCCGCAACTGCTGCCGCTGGGCAAAATGTAGGATGGGCTCAACCTGAGGACGGCGACACCACAATGTCTGGAGAAGCTCGTGCAATACAGTCCCAGCTTGATGGCTACACGGTTGGTATGCAGCTAGAAGATGGGTTTACAAACCCAGGGAATGCGCCGAGTTCTCATTTCATCCTTCCCGGCCCCAGTGGGCAAGCATCTGCCAATGGCGGAAGACAGATAGCCCCTGCTACCGATTCCGGCCCTCCAACCGAAGGAAACCCCTCTGGCCGTAAGCGCAAACGAGATAATGCGAACGTGGATCCCACGATAACAGGAAACCCGTCGCTTGGAGCCAATGGTGCAGAGCCTGGGCAACATGGGCACACGAGCGCGGATGGATTgaatatcagagatcttCCTCCCCAGCAAGCTATCTCTAATGCGCGAGCAGCTGGTGTTCATTCGGCCGTCGCACTTTTTCGACAACCTTCGGCGACAAGTAAAAAGTATACACGTCCTCCAATGTCAAAGCTTTTTGCATCATTGGAGCTGTCGCCTGAAAATTTTCTCCACCTGCAAGCTGCTGCCAAGGCCTACATGCTCGATGTGAATCATCCTGAGAGACGTGATTGTGTTGGCCAACGCGGAAAGGGTGATACAGAAATGGTCAGGCTGAGACTTTGGAACTGTGTCAGCGAATTTTTGGACAAGGAAGGGAATGGCCCCCGCTTTTTTGGGGAGAATGTCGTCAATGAAGGAATGGGCCCAAGGCAAATGATCTGGCCGAGAGACGACCAAAAAATAATATCCCTAATGATGCCTCTTCTCCGACGTATGGTCACGAATGAGCGCCAACGCCAATATGCTATTGAGACTAGGAAAGGCGGTAATtcggaggaaaagaaacgaAAACAAATGGAGACTGGTATACCCAACACATCGGCTCCCACACACGAAACTCACTTTCAACAGCTAGGCGAAACTGGAATTGGAATGCTTGATCTACTCTCCGGCGGCTATCCATCCGACTGGGAGTCAATCACACAGTCCTACGACTCATACAACGAAGGCTATCGGTTAGATAATCTCGGTGCTATATCTGGTCTTCCTCAGCAAGACTGGTTGGGTCTCGTGGCTGCTGTTGATTGTCATTACCAGATTGACCACCATGGGAACGGTGCAGAATGTGACCAGCCCTGTCAAGATTGCATGGTTAATCACATTGTGTCTTCGGACAGTGTCTCGCATGCAAATTGGAGAATCGCAGGTCAAGGCGATGGTCTTGCGGCGCGAACATACTT TGCGTCTGGGATAACTCGAGATGTGTCGCATATAATCAAGGAAAGCCTCATCAATCGCGCTGGCAATCCGCACGACCCGAAGTTCACATCTTCAGCCACATTCGCAGAGCGTCCTAGCTCCGAACCTTTCGTTCCGCAACCGTCGGCTTTAGCCCCGATCGTACCCGCTACTCATTCCGCGCAGGGCCCTCCAAGACAAGAAAGCAAGTCACTAACTTCCGTGAAACTTTTCATAAGCATTGTGCAAAACGGCGACGATAAACGCCTATTGCCTCGTCTCGAGCTTCCATGCGATCCCAGCGCTGGTCTATCAGCGCTCTTGAAGAACGTCCGACAATATTACCAACAGCAGCAACATTTACAGACCCATCAAATGCCAGTCAATTTTCGTATAAACGCGTGGCTTAAAAATGGTTTAGTTCCTATAGGAAATGACGAGGAGTGGATGGCAGCACTGATGGCAGCGCACATGGTGGATTGGATGGATGGGGAACTCCGCATCATTGTTGATGGAGGTGGAGGGAATGTTTAA